One genomic region from Phocoena sinus isolate mPhoSin1 chromosome 3, mPhoSin1.pri, whole genome shotgun sequence encodes:
- the PGLYRP2 gene encoding N-acetylmuramoyl-L-alanine amidase — MVVQAILWILYGLLLQPEPGTATLPLLMDSVIQALAELEQKAPATEAGHTASAWLLSAQDSCAHNPLQHFLLEEQSLKTTMLDPPSLSPELQGLTMEVARHGVWDGKECGVVLASDGSTVAVEPLLAGLEAGLQGNRVVNLPLDSTDTPPDAGVTFPDFGATVPDVRATSPGLRDISSDVTWADVGAVSPNVRATDLDVQVTSPDVQASSADTKAKFPTTVDSLLVVTLARDLGLNFLQGPQTWSHSLGTEGCWDQLSLPRTFTLLDPEASTLTTAFLNGALDGALLGDYLSRSPEPRPPLSHLLSQYYGAGVAGDPGFRSNFRRQNGAALTPTPILTQQVWGALILLQRLEPAHPHLQGMSQEQLAQVATHATKEFTEAFLGCPAIHPRCRWGAAPYQGRPTPLQLPLGFLYVHHTYMPASPCTDFERCAADMRSMQRFHQYTRGWDDIGYSFVVGSDGYVYEGRGWHWVGAHTLGHNSRGFGVALIGNYTAELPAEAALRAVRDELPRCAVRAGFLRPGYALLGHRQLVRTDCPGDALFNQLRTWPHFDKNVKPRTARRASRRSRRASR, encoded by the exons ATGGTGGTCCAGGCTATCCTATGGATCCTGTACGGATTGCTGCTGCAGCCGGAGCCAGGCACAG CGACCCTGCCCCTGCTCATGGACTCTGTCATCCAGGCACTGGCTGAGCTCGAGCAGAAGGCACCAGCCACCGAGGCTGGCCACACTGCCTCTGCATGGCTGCTGTCAGCCCAGGACTCTTGTGCCCACAACCCTCTCCAACACTTCTTGCTGGAGGAACAGAGTCTCAAGACCACCATGCTGGATCCTCCTTCACTGAGCCCAGAGCTTCAAGGCCTGACCATGGAGGTGGCGAGACATGGTGTGTGGGACGGGAAGGAATGCGGGGTGGTGCTGGCGTCCGATGGCTCAACCGTGGCTGTGGAGCCTCTTCTGGCAGGGCTGGAGGCAGGGCTGCAGGGGAACAGGGTCGTAAACCTGCCCTTAGACAGCACGGACACCCCTCCGGATGCTGGCGTCACCTTTCCTGACTTTGGAGCCACGGTTCCTGATGTAAGAGCCACCTCCCCAGGACTCAGGGATATCTCTTCAGATGTCACCTGGGCAGATGTCGGAGCTGTGTCTCCAAATGTTAGAGCCACAGATCTAGATGTCCAAGTCACCTCTCCAGATGTCCAAGCCTCCTCAGCAGATACCAAAGCCAAGTTCCCAACCACTGTGGACAGCCTCCTAGTGGTCACCCTGGCCAGAGACCTAGGCCTGAACTTCCTCCAGGGCCCTCAGACCTGGAGCCATTCACTGGGAACGGAGGGTTGCTGGGACCAGCTCTCTCTTCCCCGGACCTTCACGCTCCTGGACCCTGAAGCATCAACCCTCACCACGGCCTTCCTCAATGGTGCCCTGGATGGGGCCCTCCTTGGAGACTACCTGAGCCGGTCCCCTGAGCCCCGGCCACCCCTCAGCCACCTGCTGAGCCAGTACTATGGAGCCGGGGTAGCAGGAGACCCAGGATTTCGCAGCAACTTCCGACGGCAGAACGGAGCTGCTCTGACTCCAACTCCCATTCTGACCCAGCAGGTATGGGGGGCCCTCATCCTGCTGCAGAGACTGGAGCCAGCACACCCTCACCTTCAGGGTATGAGCCAAGAACAGTTGGCACAGGTGGCCACCCACGCTACCAAGGAGTTCACTGAGGCCTTCCTAG GGTGTCCAGCCATCCACCCACGTTGCCGCTGGGGCGCGGCCCCGTACCAGGGCCGCCCGACGCCGCTGCAGCTGCCGCTCGGGTTCTTGTATGTACACCACACATACATGCCCGCGTCACCCTGCACGGACTTTGAGCGCTGCGCCGCCGACATGCGCTCTATGCAACGCTTCCACCAGTATACTCGCGGCTGGGACGACATAGGCTACAG TTTCGTGGTGGGCTCAGACGGCTACGTGTACGAGGGCCGCGGCTGGCACTGGGTGGGTGCGCACACACTCGGCCACAACTCCCGCGGCTTCGGTGTGGCCTTGATAGGCAATTACACTGCGGAGCTGCCCGCAGAGGCCGCGCTGCGCGCGGTGCGCGACGAGCTCCCGCGCTGCGCTGTGCGCGCCGGCTTCCTGCGGCCAGGCTACGCGCTGCTCGGCCACCGCCAGCTCGTGCGCACTGACTGCCCTGGCGACGCGCTCTTCAACCAGCTGCGCACCTGGCCGCACTTCGACAAG AATGTGAAACCAAGAACTGCCAGGAGGGCCTCTAGGAGATCCAGGAGGGCCTCTAGGTGA